From Saccharomycodes ludwigii strain NBRC 1722 chromosome IV, whole genome shotgun sequence, one genomic window encodes:
- the SYM1 gene encoding ethanol metabolism protein (similar to Saccharomyces cerevisiae YLR251W | SYM1 | Stress-inducible Yeast Mpv17), giving the protein MSKFFSFYSNSIRENPKITNAITTGILFGLGDCIAQIGFKDRNAPNLTKKDKYDKYRTLRAVFYGSIIFSPIGDRWYKILQNKLNYPNLNKFQNTVVRVAFDQLVFAPIAIPFYFFTLSLMELKSWEEIKSKVKDNTWPTLKSNWVVWPAFQLINFYSVPVQHRLLSVNLISIFWNSYLSYRNSLKSADSLVETAPLVEF; this is encoded by the coding sequence ATGAGcaaattttttagtttttattcaaattcAATAAGAGAAAACcccaaaataacaaatgCAATAACTACAGGTATATTGTTTGGGCTGGGTGATTGTATTGCCCAAATAGGATTTAAAGATAGAAATGCACCAAATCTCACAAAGAAGGACAAATATGATAAATATAGAACTCTACGGGCAGTGTTTTATGgatcaataatttttagtCCAATCGGGGATAGATGGTATAAGATATTACAGAATAAATTGAATTATCCTAACTTAAATAAATTCCAAAACACTGTTGTTAGGGTGGCATTTGATCAATTAGTATTTGCTCCTATTGCAATTccgttttatttttttactctTTCATTGATGGAATTGAAAAGTTGggaagaaataaaatcaaaagttAAGGACAATACTTGGCCAACTTTAAAATCTAACTGGGTTGTTTGGCCTGCCTTTCAactaattaatttttattcgGTTCCCGTACAACATAGATTGCTAAGTGTTAATCTAATTTCTATATTTTGGAACTCTTATCTATCTTATAGAAACTCATTAAAAAGTGCGGATAGTCTTGTTGAAACTGCACCTTTAGTTGAGTTTTGA
- the YSC83 gene encoding Ysc83p (similar to Saccharomyces cerevisiae YHR017W | YSC83 | non-essential mitochondrial protein of unknown function) → MWPNSDTWNYVHDKINTGSQLIVDTSIRTSEKLQDIGYKTTEKLQDISCKTGDKLKNVYHDKLVPSLSVVKDSISPNTLQHNNNGSNMCDVSISGVIPNSNFISRNVYRLAMILDDTPGDFSIKLFKIACILGTSSLLLHTINKQVFKKKVYYLDYKDSNKVILVLGSMIDPITRNQVYDLYKRGFIIYVCSTTTATATEDESENSSTSIKDERLKYITSSPENLALFVRTLGKENLCLVSIIFSPSVFYYPSDIDGSKLFQSEINENLMELAKVLWKITPYFHKLKIFFITPSLSNNLRLNDIDSNTNLEILTSNIIKGLYKSLLIGNTNKHKVYLINLGLLSFSRGSNLANYKYLNVPHDNAADSFWFDEYFNISGSNIQENLLNPIANLIMCRSYYYIFRNGVNSVWYCGKGAYISKIFGCKFILQVYNLFDNIGNKIRRTSRKFLSTYFL, encoded by the coding sequence ATGTGGCCAAATTCAGATACTTGGAATTATGTACAtgacaaaataaatacaggCTCGCAACTTATAGTTGATACAAGCATACGAACCAGTGAAAAATTACAAGATATTGGTTACAAGACAACTGAAAAATTACAGGATATTAGTTGCAAAACAGGGGATAAATTAAAGAATGTATACCATGATAAACTTGTACCTAGTCTCAGTGTTGTAAAAGATTCGATTAGTCCAAATACTTTACAacataacaataatggtagTAACATGTGCGATGTTTCAATTTCTGGTGTTATTCCAAACTCTAATTTTATATCCAGAAATGTCTACAGGTTGGCTATGATATTGGATGACACTCCAGGTGACTTCAGCATCAAACTGTTTAAAATAGCGTGTATTTTAGGTACTTCGTCACTTTTATTACACACCATTAATAAGcaagttttcaaaaaaaaagtttattatttagatTATAAGGACTCcaataaagttattttgGTATTGGGTAGTATGATAGATCCAATCACTAGGAATCAGGTCTATGACTTATATAAAAGAggatttataatttatgtTTGTTCTACCACTACTGCTACTGCTACTGAGGATGAATCAGAAAATTCTAGCACATCGATTAAAGATGAAAggttaaaatatataacttCATCACCAGAAAACTTGGCTCTTTTTGTTAGAACCCTTGGCAAGGAAAATTTGTGTTTGGtatctataattttttccccAAGCGTTTTTTACTACCCATCAGATATAGATGGGTCTAAATTGTTTCAAAGTGAGATTAACGAAAATTTAATGGAATTAGCTAAAGTATTATGGAAAATAACTCCATATTTCCATAAATTAAagattttctttataaCACCAAGCTTATCTAACAATTTGAGATTAAATGACATTGATTCTAATACCAATTTAGAAATACTAACATCCAATATCATTAAAGGCTTGTATAAGTCTTTGTTGATTGGAAATACGAACAAACATAAAGTATACTTAATTAACCTAGGGTTACTATCATTCTCTAGAGGATCAAATTTGGccaattataaatatttaaacgTTCCTCATGACAATGCCGCGGATAGCTTTTGGTTTGATGAATACTTTAACATAAGTGGATCTAACATCCAGGAGAATTTGTTGAATCCAATTGCCAATTTAATTATGTGCAGatcatattattatatttttcgcAATGGGGTCAACAGTGTTTGGTATTGTGGTAAGGGTGCgtatatttcaaaaatttttggatgcaaatttattttacaagtttataatttgtttgATAATATAGGTAACAAAATTAGAAGAACAAGTCGAAAATTCCTTTctacttattttttatga
- a CDS encoding proline--tRNA ligase (similar to Saccharomyces cerevisiae YHR020W | prolyl-tRNA synthetase) has protein sequence MSIEDSFAALCVSGSNDALSVKSLVFKPKTPKTATPIPIVVVALQTTNTPSPIIASASNTKEPRLARDELFQSIFKVEKAQDFHLGNLQNIENEFVVLLDSNLNAVDEKAVLQLTSDKFISKGKLLEYLNQFKPVEVDFSKAPEPTTAKKSGKKPSASSNKTSNTSTLDDAKLIGITVDKAKDFPGWYQQILTKGEMLDYYDVSGCYILRPGSYFIWEQIQHWFDAKIKSLGVQNAYFPMFVSSRVLEREKDHIEGFAPEVAWVTKAGSSELEEPIAIRPTSETVMYPYYAKWIQSYRDLPLKLNQWNSVVRWEFKHPQPFLRTREFLWQEGHTAHLTSEEAQEEVLQILDFYEGIYNELLAVPVVKGKKTEHEKFAGGVFTTTCEGYIPQTGRGIQGATSHFLGQNFSKMFNFSVENPLGSEHPKIFAYQNSWGLSTRVIGVMVMIHSDNKGLVVPPRVSQYQAVIVPVGITSKTSDENRAKINKTAQHIESRLIKAGIRATGDYRDNYNPGWKFANWELKGVPLRLEFGPKDLSEGQVTVVKRNDSKRMTVKLDELEARIPEILEDIHEELFVAAKQKFDSHRVIVDEWKDFVHALNQKNVILSPWCGVEECEEDIKNSSAQKDDGEEFEQDEKSPSMGAKSLCIPFDQPELKPNQKCVKCHRKAVNYCMFGRSY, from the coding sequence atgtcTATTGAAGACTCATTTGCTGCATTATGTGTTTCTGGAAGCAATGATGCTTTATCAGTTAAATCCTTGGTTTTTAAGCCAAAAACGCCAAAAACTGCTACCCCAATTccaattgttgttgtcgCTTTACAGACCACCAATACCCCATCTCCAATTATTGCATCTGCTTCAAACACAAAAGAACCAAGGTTGGCACGTGACGAATTGTTTCAATCTATTTTCAAAGTTGAAAAAGCTCAAGATTTCCATTTGGgtaatttacaaaatatcgaaaatgaatttgttgttttattagACTCTAATTTGAATGCAGTTGACGAAAAAGCTGTTTTGCAATTAACCAGCgataaatttatttcaaaGGGTAAATTGTTAGAATACTTAAACCAATTTAAACCAGTTGAAGTTGATTTTTCTAAAGCCCCAGAGCCAACTACTGCTAAGAAATCTGGCAAAAAACCATCTGCTTCCTCCAATAAAACATCGAATACTTCTACTTTAGATGATGCCAAGTTGATCGGTATTACTGTTGACAAAGCCAAGGACTTTCCAGGGTGGTATCAACAAATTTTAACCAAGGGTGAAATGCTAGACTATTATGATGTTTCCGGTTGTTACATTTTAAGACCAGGTTCTTATTTTATCTGGGAACAAATTCAGCACTGGTTTGAtgctaaaattaaatcgCTTGGTGTTCAGAACGCTTATTTCCCAATGTTTGTTTCCTCTAGGGTTTtggaaagagaaaaagatcATATTGAAGGATTTGCTCCCGAGGTTGCTTGGGTTACCAAAGCAGGTTCTTCTGAGTTGGAAGAGCCAATTGCTATTAGACCAACCAGTGAAACTGTCATGTACCCATACTATGCGAAATGGATTCAGTCCTACAGAGATTTGCCATTGAAGTTGAATCAATGGAATAGTGTTGTCAGATGGGAATTCAAGCATCCTCAACCTTTTTTAAGAACTAGAGAATTTTTGTGGCAAGAAGGTCATACTGCTCATTTAACTTCTGAAGAAGCACAAGAGGAAGTCTTACaaattttagatttttaCGAGGGCATTTACAATGAGTTATTAGCTGTTCCTGTTGTCAAAGGGAAAAAGACCGAACACGAAAAGTTTGCCGGTGGTGTTTTCACTACTACTTGTGAGGGTTATATCCCACAAACCGGTAGAGGTATCCAAGGTGCTACTTCTCACTTTTTAGGTCAAAATTTCTCCAAGATGTTTAATTTCAGTGTGGAAAACCCATTGGGTTCAGAACATCCAAAGATATTTGCTTATCAAAATTCTTGGGGTTTGAGTACCCGTGTTATTGGTGTTATGGTTATGATTCACTCTGATAACAAAGGGTTGGTTGTTCCACCAAGAGTTTCTCAGTACCAAGCTGTTATTGTTCCAGTTGGTATTACTTCTAAAACCTCTGATGAAAACCGCGCTAAAATCAACAAAACTGCCCAACATATTGAATCCAGATTGATTAAGGCAGGCATTAGAGCTACTGGTGATTATAGAGACAATTACAATCCAGGTTGGAAATTTGCCAACTGGGAATTGAAGGGTGTTCCATTAAGATTAGAATTCGGTCCAAAAGATTTGTCTGAAGGCCAAGTTACTGTAGTTAAGAGAAATGATTCCAAGAGAATGACTGTCAAATTAGATGAATTAGAAGCTAGGATCCCAGAAATCTTGGAAGACATTCATGAAGAGTTATTTGTGGCTgctaaacaaaaatttgattCTCACAGAGTTATTGTCGATGAATGGAAAGATTTTGTTCATGCCTTGAACCAAAAgaatgttattttatcacCATGGTGTGGTGTTGAAGAATGTGAAGAAGATATTAAGAATTCTTCTGCGCAGAAAGACGATGGCGAAGAATTTGAACAGGATGAAAAGTCTCCAAGTATGGGTGCCAAATCCTTATGTATTCCATTTGATCAGCCAGAATTGAAACCAAACCAAAAGTGTGTTAAATGTCACCGTAAGGCTGTTAATTATTGTATGTTTGGTCGTTCCTATTAG
- the HIS2 gene encoding histidinol-phosphatase (similar to Saccharomyces cerevisiae YFR025C | HIS2 | HIStidine requiring) encodes MYSHHSHSGDYIAHGSDPLDEIIARVYELNFHTYCLTEHMPRISQQYLYPEEYICNDVNKDLALLSENFEKYLKHASKIKNNACVDPYIRTSILIGMEVEGCDEEHLKLANRILQQNSNVIQFVVGSCHHVNSVLIDFDATSWMKALKETSNNNLRQLFKDYYNLQYKMLTEIKPLVVGHFDLIRLYLPSTLRVNTNTGKVVTDQYSGGTPVSEIQNIMTYWEDVKELIVRNLKFIDSYGGCVEINTSGLRKNLIQPYPHIEVANLVKQYCSGRFVLSDDAHSVSQVGTNYSKALKYITNDLKLDYLYYLSDKNAIDHRITVEKISIKDLVKDPFWSNDV; translated from the coding sequence ATGTATTCCCATCATTCTCACTCAGGTGATTATATAGCCCATGGTAGCGATCCACTGGATGAAATTATTGCTCGCGTTTATGAATTAAATTTCCACACCTACTGTTTAACCGAACACATGCCAAGGATATCACAACAGTACCTGTATCCGGAAGAATACATATGCAATGATGTTAATAAGGACTTGGCTTTATTATCggaaaattttgaaaaatatttaaaacatgcctcaaaaattaaaaacaatgcTTGTGTTGATCCTTATATAAGAACCTCAATTTTAATAGGCATGGAAGTCGAAGGCTGTGATGAGGAACATCTCAAATTAGCCAATAGAATCTTGCAACAGAACTCCAACGTGATTCAATTTGTGGTCGGTTCGTGTCATCATGTTAATTCTGTACTTATAGACTTTGATGCAACATCATGGATGAAAGCTCTCAAAGAAACCtccaacaataatttaagacaattatttaaagattattataactTACAATATAAAATGTTAACTGAAATAAAACCATTAGTAGTTGGTCATTTTGATTTGATTAGATTATACTTACCTTCAACTTTAAGAGTAAACACTAATACAGGCAAAGTTGTTACAGACCAGTACAGTGGTGGTACACCGGTATCTGAAATTCAAAACATAATGACATATTGGGAAGATGTCAAAGAATTAATTGTGCGTAATTTGAAGTTTATAGATTCGTATGGTGGTTGTGTCGAAATAAATACTAGTGGGTTAcgtaaaaatttaattcaaCCATATCCACATATTGAAGTTGCCAATTTAGTCAAGCAGTATTGTAGTGGCAGATTTGTACTAAGCGACGATGCTCATAGTGTTTCTCAGGTAGGTacaaattattcaaaagCCTTAAAGTATATTACCAACGATCTAAAACTAGACTATCTATATTATTTGTCTGATAAAAATGCTATTGATCATAGAATTACTGTTGAAAAGATATCTATAAAAGACCTGGTTAAAGATCCCTTCTGGTCAAATGATGTATAA
- a CDS encoding FAD-dependent oxidoreductase produces MPKNVVVIGAGVSGLTSAFLLLQTYKLDSLTIVASELPGDTFAHDYTSPWAGANWMSFAKSSDPTQIRRDSITYKLLNDLADNAPETGIKKYTAKLFWNKNVEETPWYIQTRFANGIRSISDEELRYRNMDPNEYVGYEYQSITVTPVIYCHYLRSRIEKLGGVIKRIPKIEDLKKSFIDNELDLPFGKPDLLVNCSGLGSKVFLQSIEPEEAAKVIPVKGQIVVVQNDLPFQLVVENLPDNGPNGKPYYGKDQFLNIFPRGDGYCIIGGIMKKGDWSKKVDPSLTESILKMCGQHVPELDGKFKKLYDYCALRPGREGGVRVEKKKYYDNDLTVIHNYGIGGAGYQASYGLSLDVCELASDILGPKRQVCPFKL; encoded by the coding sequence ATGCCAAAAAACGTTGTGGTTATCGGTGCGGGTGTTAGTGGGTTAACTTCtgcttttttattgttacaaACGTACAAACTTGATTCTTTAACTATTGTTGCCTCTGAATTACCAGGTGATACTTTTGCTCATGATTACACTTCTCCCTGGGCTGGTGCCAATTGGATGAGTTTTGCAAAATCTAGTGATCCTACCCAAATCAGAAGAGACTCTATCACCTACAAACTATTGAATGATTTGGCTGATAATGCTCCAGAAACTGGAATTAAAAAGTATACTGCCAAGTTATTTTGGAATAAAAACGTTGAGGAGACACCATGGTACATTCAGACTAGATTTGCCAATGGAATTAGATCAATTAGCGACGAAGAATTAAGATATAGAAATATGGATCCAAATGAATATGTCGGTTATGAATATCAATCTATCACTGTGACACCTGTTATCTACTGCCACTACTTAAGAAGCAGAATCGAAAAATTAGGTGGTGTTATTAAGAGAATTCCCAAGATTGAAGATTTAAAGAAGAGTTTTATTGACAACGAATTAGATTTGCCATTTGGTAAGCCGGATTTACTAGTTAATTGTAGCGGTTTGGGGTCTAAAGTGTTCTTGCAAAGCATAGAACCCGAAGAGGCCGCTAAGGTTATCCCGGTCAAAGGCCAAATAGTTGTTGTTCAAAACGATTTGCCCTTCCAATTGGTTGTAGAAAATTTGCCAGATAACGGGCCAAATGGCAAACCATATTATGGAAAGGACCAGTTTCTAAACATTTTCCCACGTGGTGATGGGTATTGTATTATTGGTGGTATCATGAAAAAGGGCGACTGGAGTAAAAAAGTTGATCCTTCATTGACTGAAAGCATTTTGAAAATGTGTGGTCAGCATGTTCCTGAGTTGGATGGTAAgttcaaaaaattgtatgACTACTGTGCTTTAAGACCAGGTAGAGAAGGTGGTGTTAGAgtggaaaagaaaaagtattATGATAATGATCTAACTGTTATACACAATTATGGTATTGGTGGTGCTGGCTACCAAGCTTCTTATGGTTTATCTTTAGATGTGTGTGAATTGGCATCAGATATTTTAGGCCCAAAAAGGCAAGTCTGTCCATTCAAGTTgtga
- a CDS encoding arrestin C-terminal domain-containing protein (similar to Saccharomyces cerevisiae YFR022W | ROG3 | Revertant Of Glycogen synthase kinase mutation (paralog of YOR018W | ROD1)) yields MLSFTTPKGSSKPPVLFDIRLNNADHDVLVFTGSPQESPSVLLSGTIVLSITEPMYVKSMSLRLYGMLRVRIPVTYNTANGGSITRINKYDKRFYEHSWKDVTSLYDTATTNNTNRLSRSSSSSSVNLNSNNNNQININDNNNNNNTNSSNSSGSEPLLIRSASGLFKKHIKPKSSTNLKNLTSSAGAASSMARNNSNNNTQPIDFNNNNVASIPPQLLEKGNYEFPFSTILPGTTIESVEGLPHGSIVYKLQASIQRSKFLNDITVKKHIRIIRTLSPDSVDLSETVAVDNTWPNKVEYTISTPAKSVIIGSSIPISLIMVPLLKGLKLGPIKIQLVEYCALCGPYGPPYTEERIVTKLKVSDPLGHRLNYDDDGLIFNDFQDRWDVDLLLNIPPSLSKGTQDCTILNNIKVRHKLKFTISLINPDGHMSELRASLPIQLFISPFVQLGVKSASALDGGNSSGEGSIANTISNRSSSTNLKSAVGGSDFSRNNKNSSFINPKGPSASEDIDDDFIFGSTFSAPSFLNTQYANNLNSVSNLSTLLPPPGITPDINNVHNNVSSNGDTNNNSSSLNVSMNNNTDTVGRLESSGSQVLSSVLLNSLMAPPNYENRIYDRLWSDINYEESPVQSGTQTPISQDHNGAASDGTVNNSNDNPLNDADNVDLLQMGLEQLQLEREGQNDNINDSANASNLFPAPPVISITASEPLQNPALQHLRNLSALSTTDIPSVRHLSRANSFAAPNSSSINPSIPNIEDPDVRRSNSFEWEVKNLSKVPTYDNALKTPTLFSDDLPPAYPSHEDNHIFSTATIGSLELPKLLYSRSSRSDLLDLSILNSSDNNGTNNNATANGSRHGSVGGIAGARNNMLLSKSPSKNDFSDTEAGIVIGKLRNKPNNTVTKQFGFGMTPINHSNSNNSSGSNQQNNNSHLSNNIDNVPGNDVHGLAYFTQQEPFVKPKSSAPLSKSRSGSFVGLIGLLKK; encoded by the coding sequence ATGTTAAGTTTTACTACACCAAAGGGGTCTTCTAAACCACCTGTTTTGTTTGATATAAGATTAAACAATGCAGACCACGATGTATTAGTATTCACAGGATCACCACAAGAGTCTCCTTCTGTTTTATTGTCTGGTACCATAGTATTATCTATTACCGAACCAATGTATGTTAAATCAATGTCTCTAAGGCTATATGGTATGCTAAGAGTAAGAATTCCCGTTACTTATAACACTGCTAATGGTGGCTCTATTACtaggataaataaatatgataAACGGTTTTATGAGCATTCATGGAAAGATGTCACTTCTTTATATGATACCGCAACCAccaataatacaaatagATTAAGTCGTAGTAGCTCTAGTTCTTCCGTAAATCTCAActctaacaataataatcaaatcAATATAAAcgataacaacaacaacaacaacaccaacagcagcaacagTAGTGGTAGCGAGCCGCTGCTGATTCGTTCAGCAAGTGGCTTATtcaaaaaacatataaaacCGAAATCATCTACaaatttaaagaatttAACTTCATCTGCAGGCGCAGCATCATCAATGGCACGGAATaatagcaacaacaatactCAACCAATTgactttaataataacaatgtcGCATCGATTCCCCCGCAATTATTAGAAAAGGGTAACTACGAGTTCCCATTTTCTACAATATTACCAGGTACAACAATTGAAAGTGTAGAAGGATTGCCGCATGGATCCATTGTTTATAAATTACAAGCGTCTATTCAAAGAagcaaatttttaaatgatataaCAGTAAAGAAACATATAAGAATAATCCGCACACTATCGCCAGATTCCGTAGATTTGTCTGAAACTGTTGCGGTTGATAACACTTGGCCAAATAAGGTGGAATACACGATTTCTACACCAGCCAAGTCCGTGATTATTGGTTCATCCATACctatttctttaattatGGTTCCATTGTTGAAGGGCTTAAAATTAGGTCCAATCAAAATTCAATTGGTTGAATATTGTGCGTTGTGTGGTCCGTATGGTCCTCCGTATACTGAGGAAAGGATAGTTACCAAGTTAAAAGTGTCAGATCCATTGGGGCATCGGCTGAATTATGATGACGATGGCTTgatttttaatgattttcAGGATAGGTGGGATGTAGATCTTTTGCTAAATATTCCTCCAAGTTTATCTAAAGGTACTCAGGACTGTACCATTTTAAATAACATTAAAGTCCGTCATAAACTGAAGTTTACCATATCTCTAATTAATCCTGATGGCCACATGTCTGAATTAAGAGCTTCTCTACCCATTCAGTTATTCATCTCTCCATTCGTACAGTTGGGTGTTAAGTCTGCATCTGCATTGGATGGCGGCAACAGCAGTGGCGAAGGAAGTATTGCTAATACAATCAGCAATAGATCCAGTAGTACTAATCTCAAAAGTGCTGTTGGTGGGTCTGATTTTAGCAGAAACAATAAGAATAGTAGCTTTATTAACCCCAAAGGACCGAGTGCTAGTGAGGatattgatgatgattttatatttggCAGTACTTTCTCGGCACCCTCCTTTTTAAACACCCAATATGCTAATAATCTAAATAGTGTGTCAAATTTATCGACCCTGTTACCTCCGCCAGGAATTACACCagatataaataatgttCATAACAATGTTTCCAGCAATGGCGATAcgaataataacagtagcTCGTTAAATGTCTCAATGAACAACAATACAGATACCGTGGGTAGATTAGAAAGCTCAGGTTCACAAGTCTTGTCAAgtgttttattaaacagTTTGATGGCACCACCTAATTATGAAAATAGGATTTATGACAGACTGTGGAGCGATATTAATTACGAAGAGTCACCAGTTCAATCAGGCACACAAACTCCTATATCACAGGATCATAATGGCGCTGCCTCTGATGGTACCGTAAACAATAGCAATGACAACCCGTTGAATGATGCAGACAATGTGGATTTATTACAAATGGGCCTAGAACAATTGCAACTAGAAAGGGAAGGacaaaatgataatattaatgattCTGCAAACGCATCCAATTTATTTCCTGCTCCTCCAGTCATCAGCATTACGGCAAGTGAGCCATTACAGAATCCTGCTTTACAACATCTAAGGAACTTATCTGCTCTAAGTACCACAGACATTCCGTCCGTGAGACACTTATCGAGGGCTAATTCATTTGCTGCGCCAAATTCTAGTAGCATCAACCCAAGTATTCCAAATATCGAGGATCCTGATGTGCGGAGGTCAAACTCTTTTGAATGGGAAGtcaaaaatttatcaaaagtTCCAACCTATGATAATGCTTTGAAAACCCCCACTCTATTTTCAGATGATCTACCACCAGCCTATCCTAGTCACGAGGACAACCACATATTTTCAACTGCGACTATTGGATCTTTGGAACTACCTAAATTATTGTATAGTAGGAGTAGTAGGTCAGACCTCTTGGATTTATCCATTCTGAATTCAtctgataataatggtacAAACAATAATGCAACCGCCAATGGTAGCCGGCACGGATCTGTAGGAGGAATAGCGGGAGCACGTAACAATATGCTTTTGAGTAAAAGTCCGAGTAAGAACGATTTTTCGGATACGGAAGCGGGCATTGTTATTGGGAAACTAAGaaataaaccaaataaCACAGTTACGAAACAGTTTGGCTTTGGTATGACACCGATAAATCACAgcaacagtaataatagtagtggTAGCAATCAgcaaaacaataatagccACCTCTCTAACAATATTGACAACGTCCCTGGTAACGATGTTCATGGGCTGGCATACTTCACTCAACAAGAACCTTTTGTTAAGCCTAAATCATCTGCTCCTTTGAGTAAGTCCAGATCTGGTTCATTTGTTGGTTTAATAGGACTGTTAAAGAAATAG
- the STP22 gene encoding ubiquitin-binding ESCRT-I subunit protein STP22 (similar to Saccharomyces cerevisiae YCL008C | STP22 | STerile Pseudoreversion), with protein sequence MTDQLQVPYQVLDWLVRVIHPIYESPKSVFNDVVYALNQYQYILRPKTKVYTDVNGVSQLLLCLYGKIGVDNSIPIILWIPVNYLSNNGRDNDPWIVLDFDILPENYEIVNEHHGAEAISNKYVKGESGIINIPSLSHNSSVDIATTSPLPGTRLCNIISELLYIFKDSRAITNDMLSSISKKTPPLPIKGTATSNDTSTRNIMPSLNKPTLPPKQSLDHDKSYGPTTHTDDFNEYSPPAAVKVAPVPAIPQRPDKLTNFQSVKPNKEETQQPIQEIDYVGINTTDNDSSEKEHLLNTLQRIINNLGSNDKIRQETALNDKIAQVNSVIKGFEKVYDFQNSTLKKFNENIQSSNIELKQKMNLFHERQKILQQTCARVSQTPVKDLIEENDEHDSKMIHLVAKDRALEDAIYMLFKLFNALCEDGQHQSEDINDNISLESYLKKTRKLAREQFMVRYEIYSQNINNTDKS encoded by the coding sequence ATGACAGATCAATTACAGGTGCCATACCAAGTTTTAGATTGGTTAGTTAGAGTCATACATCCAATTTATGAATCACCCAAATCGGTGTTTAATGACGTAGTGTATGCCTTAAATCAATATCAATACATTTTAAGACCCAAAACAAAAGTTTATACTGATGTCAACGGTGTATCGCAATTGCTATTATGCTTGTATGGCAAAATCGGAGTTGACAATAGTATTCCCATTATATTATGGATACCCGTGAATTATTTGAGCAATAATGGTCGTGATAACGATCCCTGGATTGTTTTGGATTTTGATATATTACCTGAAAACTATGAGATTGTTAACGAGCATCATGGCGCTGAAGCTATTTCAAACAAATATGTTAAAGGGGAAAGTGGTATAATTAACATCCCTAGCTTATCACACAATAGTAGCGTGGATATTGCCACCACCTCTCCTCTTCCAGGCACAAGGCTTTGTAATATAATAAGTGAATTATTGTACATATTTAAGGACTCCAGGGCAATAACTAATGATATGTTATCgtcaatttcaaaaaaaacgCCCCCATTGCCAATCAAAGGCACAGCAACTTCCAATGACACTAGTACTAGAAACATCATGCCTTCTTTAAACAAGCCCACATTACCACCAAAGCAATCTTTAGATCACGACAAAAGTTATGGTCCCACAACACACACCGATGACTTTAATGAGTATTCACCACCAGCCGCAGTAAAAGTGGCACCAGTGCCTGCGATTCCGCAAAGACCTGATAAATTGACCAACTTCCAATCAGTAAAACCGAATAAAGAGGAGACACAACAGCCCATTCAAGAAATAGATTATGTGGGTATAAATACTACTGATAATGATAGCAGCGAAAAGGAACACTTGCTCAATACTTTACAAagaattataaataatttgggGTCAAACGATAAAATTCGACAAGAAACAGCTTTAAACGATAAAATAGCGCAAGTGAATTCAGTTATTAAAGgatttgaaaaagtttACGACTTCCAAAATAGCAcgttgaaaaaatttaatgagAATATCCAATCTTCAAATATAGAATTGAAACAGAAAATGAATTTATTCCATGAGAGACAAAAGATTTTACAGCAAACATGTGCTAGAGTGTCACAAACACCTGTTAAAGATTTAATagaagaaaatgatgaaCATGACTCTAAAATGATTCATTTAGTAGCAAAAGATAGAGCATTGGAAGATGCTATTTATatgttatttaaattatttaatgcGCTATGTGAAGATGGGCAACATCAATCGGAAgatattaatgataatatatcCTTAGAgagttatttaaaaaaaactcgTAAATTGGCTAGGGAACAATTTATGGTACGATACGAAATATATTCACagaatatcaataatacgGATAAGTCATAG